Within the Candidatus Eremiobacteraceae bacterium genome, the region ATGCGTCAGCATCACGCCTTTGGGGAAGCCCGTGGTGCCGCTGGTGTACTGCATGTTGATGACGTCGCTCGCGTTGAGCGAGGCCGAGCGCTGCGCGAGCTGTTCGGGGCTGATCTGCGACGCCAGCTCGTAGAGGTCGGAGAACTTGAGCATGCCCGGCAGGCGCTCGTCGCCGATGAAGAGCAGCCGCTTGAGCCTAGGCAGCGTCTCGAAACTGGCGTGGCCGACCTTCGCCCGATCGAGATCGGGCAGCACTTCGCGCAGCGTCTTGACGTAGTCGACGCCTTTGAAGCTGCGGATCAGGAAAAACGTCGTCGTGTCGCTCTGCTTGAGCAGATACTCCAGCTCGTGCGCGCGGTACGCGGTGTTGACGGTGACCAGGACCGCGCCGATCTTCGCGGTCGCGTACTGGAGATACAACCATTCGGGCACGTTGGAGGCCCAAACGGAGACGTGTTCGCCTTTCTTGATGTCCAGCGCCATGAGCCCGCGCGCGATCGCGTCGACTTTGTCGCGGAACTGCGCGTAGGTGAGGCGCACCGGTCGATCGGTGTAGACCAGCGCCTCGCGATCGCCGAAGCGTTCGGCTTGCCGGTCCAATAGCGTGCCGATAGTGATCCGATCGATGTCTTCCATGGCGCCCCCTACGTCTTCGATCGCTCGCGCAGTTTGAAGCGCTGGATCTTGCCGGTCGCGGTCTTGGGCAGTTCGTCCACGAAGTGCAGCGCGCGCGGGTACTTGAAATGGGCGAGGCGCGCCTTGACGAACGCCTGCAGTTCGGCGGCTAGCTCGTCGGACGGCGCGTGTCCGCGCCGCAATACGACGTAGGCGACCGGTTTGACGAGCTCGACTTCGTCGGCCACGCCGACCACTCCGGCCTCGAGCACCGCGGCATGCTCGACGAGCGTGCTCTCGACCTCGACCGGCGACACCCATTGGCCGCCGACTTTGAGCATGTCGTCGCTGCGTCCGGCGTACCAATAAAAACCGTCTTCGTCCTGGCGATACGTGTCGCCGGTGTCCAACCACTCTCCCAGGAACGTCGCCTTGTTCTTCTCGTGGCGATTCCAATAGCCGGCGGCGATGCTGTCGCCGGCGATCTGCAGACGGCCGGTCTGTCCGACCGGCACCGGTTCGCCTTCGGCGTCGACGATGCGCGCATCGTAGCCGGGCACGATGCGGCCTGACGACCCGGGCCGGATCATGTCAGGGCGATTGGAGATGAACATGTGCGCTGCTTCGGTCGAGCCGATGCCGTCGATGATGTCGAAGCCGAACGCTTCTTTCCAACGCCGGTAGATCTCCGCCGGCAACGCCTCGCCGGCGGACACTCCGAATCGCACGGACGACAGATCGAAGCGTTTGGGTCCATCCGGCACTTCGAGCATGGCCGCGTATGCGGTCGGCACGGCGTAGAATATCGTCGGCTTGCTGCGTGCCGCGATCTCGAGCACCGCTTCGGGCAACGGACGCGCCGGATTGAGAATCGTTGTGGCGCCGACGCCGAAGGGGAAGTAGAGCGCGTTGCCGAGGCCGTAGGCGAAGAAGAGTTTGGCGACTGAAAAGGTGCGATCGTGCTCGCTGATCCCCAGCACATGCTTGCCGAACGTGTCGCAGCAGAACACCATGTCATGGTGCAGATGGATCGTGCCTTTCGGGAAACCGGTCGTGCCCGAGCTGTACAGCCAAAAGGCCGCGTCGTCTTTGCT harbors:
- a CDS encoding benzoate-CoA ligase family protein — protein: MAGVADVPEFFNAALHFVDRNVELGRAGKIAVECGDRALTYGDVLAGVNRTANLFISLGVQVEQRVAMLLPDCPEFVDCFFGAMKIGAVAVPTNTLLKPHDYRYMLEDSRARALVVSTSLWGSVEPIIDELHHLAVIAVVDDAGTGMPPDPGVPVVDFRHACAAAASTFDAYRTSKDDAAFWLYSSGTTGFPKGTIHLHHDMVFCCDTFGKHVLGISEHDRTFSVAKLFFAYGLGNALYFPFGVGATTILNPARPLPEAVLEIAARSKPTIFYAVPTAYAAMLEVPDGPKRFDLSSVRFGVSAGEALPAEIYRRWKEAFGFDIIDGIGSTEAAHMFISNRPDMIRPGSSGRIVPGYDARIVDAEGEPVPVGQTGRLQIAGDSIAAGYWNRHEKNKATFLGEWLDTGDTYRQDEDGFYWYAGRSDDMLKVGGQWVSPVEVESTLVEHAAVLEAGVVGVADEVELVKPVAYVVLRRGHAPSDELAAELQAFVKARLAHFKYPRALHFVDELPKTATGKIQRFKLRERSKT